In Acidobacteriota bacterium, one genomic interval encodes:
- a CDS encoding MBL fold metallo-hydrolase — protein MNFWKKLQPGSPNLKQPQLVCFLPVLLLTLLFVTSTTQTWGQTKKSKTQPTRGPATESPTSHAKGKPEPITVNTVEIQKVAEGVYAAIRKEPPGLMFNGNCVFIINDEDVVVVDTTITPSSAREVLAELKKLTSKPVKYVINTHWHDDHIIGNQVYREAFPGVEFIGHASTLVDLPTIGATNRQQLQEGAPGFVEQIRATMANKKNLVGADLTEEERISFTSDIEQVERYLSEIPKFQVILPTITIQDSLTLHRGTRTIEIRHLGRGHSGADLVVYLPKERIAITGDLVVWPVPLVGSTSYPAEFAAALEKLVALQPTVIIPGHGQVLPDDTYPKLLIRLLTSIKEQTEAAVVRGETLEQTRKSVNLDEFRKLIAGDSQLKNFIFRFYVSDPGITAAYQQASQKK, from the coding sequence ATGAACTTCTGGAAAAAATTGCAGCCCGGTAGCCCAAATCTGAAACAACCGCAATTGGTTTGTTTTCTGCCGGTACTGTTACTAACCCTGCTGTTTGTGACCAGCACCACCCAAACCTGGGGACAAACCAAAAAATCGAAAACCCAACCTACTCGGGGGCCAGCCACTGAATCACCAACTTCCCATGCAAAAGGAAAACCGGAACCGATCACCGTCAACACCGTCGAAATCCAAAAAGTTGCTGAAGGGGTTTATGCCGCTATCCGGAAAGAACCGCCGGGGCTGATGTTTAACGGCAATTGCGTGTTCATTATCAACGATGAAGATGTGGTCGTTGTGGATACCACCATCACACCCAGTTCAGCCCGGGAAGTCCTGGCCGAACTCAAAAAACTGACCAGTAAACCAGTCAAATATGTCATCAACACCCACTGGCATGATGACCACATTATTGGAAATCAGGTGTATCGCGAAGCATTCCCAGGGGTTGAGTTCATCGGACATGCCAGTACGCTGGTGGATTTGCCAACCATCGGTGCCACAAATCGCCAACAACTCCAGGAAGGCGCCCCTGGGTTTGTCGAACAGATCCGCGCTACCATGGCCAATAAAAAAAATCTCGTCGGTGCTGACTTGACTGAAGAAGAACGGATCAGCTTTACCAGCGATATCGAACAGGTCGAACGATACCTATCTGAAATCCCAAAATTTCAGGTTATTTTGCCTACCATCACCATCCAGGACAGTCTGACCCTCCATCGGGGCACCCGAACGATTGAAATCCGGCACCTGGGGCGCGGTCATAGTGGCGCGGACCTGGTGGTGTATCTGCCCAAGGAACGGATCGCCATCACTGGAGACCTGGTGGTCTGGCCCGTGCCGCTGGTTGGGTCAACCTCCTACCCGGCTGAATTTGCCGCCGCGCTTGAAAAACTGGTTGCGTTGCAGCCGACCGTGATCATTCCCGGCCACGGCCAGGTTTTGCCTGATGACACGTACCCCAAACTCTTGATTCGGCTGTTGACCTCAATCAAAGAGCAAACCGAAGCTGCCGTTGTCCGAGGCGAAACCCTGGAGCAAACCCGCAAAAGCGTCAATCTGGATGAATTCAGAAAATTGATTGCTGGGGATTCACAACTGAAGAACTTCATCTTCAGGTTTTATGTCAGCGACCCAGGAATCACAGCCGCCTATCAACAGGCTTCCCAGAAGAAATAA